aagttagttgcgataaagtaaatgttagatgcggaaagtaaaagttagttgcgataaagtaaatgttagattgttagatatcataatatttcatttagaacaaccggcagagccacgctatcgtctaaatgaaatatatgatataattatataaatatatatatatatatatatatgtatgtataatataacaataataattgatgaaatatttattgtatcaaaattaaacaacaaatcaagataaccacttaaatggtatcaagcatttgatgtaaattgataacaacaaataattcatttttatacctacaataaaaagaaattagcaaaatgaaaagaaataaagaaagaatatacaaaatataaacaatcttacttcaccaagaattcatcctcttcaccttgacataatagatttagctttccatgaacttacttttgatcaacactaaaaacatcactcataatttggaaaatgaaaaatatattggaacttagaacttttatacacactcacactatattttacaatgagatagaatgattctcaagctagcacaaggcctctatttataggccaaatgagagaaagggtcaaaaattctattaatgcaatgtagttgtaatagtagtctttgtctcctccaacttcaattccatgccccttctttcaatgctttgttccacgactttaatcaccgaatttgactcagctcaaaacagcaaacatgtggggaattgtctgtagatgaatttggccacttggttcacctcatttggttaaatattgaaatagttatgatttttttactatatgctggtcattgtgaaagtaaatttgtcctccttttgatattttcacaatttgatcatcttaaccaactttttaggcaatcatgtcttctgcaaagttgtagataatttctcaaggattccaaaaatatttgaatcacctccatttgaattttctagcttgagttatcattattttaccaacacgtagaaaacctgaaaataaaacatatttagtaagacatttaaatataaacacacaatactaaaataacataattttataattttaatgaaacttaaattttaaaatataggttttaacatataataaattattaattttaagtttcatcaaagGGTAAGTCTtgttgaagtgggtgtgtacaattgttgttctgtattcaccaaagtcttttagtgataccttctggaaacagaagaagggaagacgtagaagattcatcttcgaacttccagaaacaaaccttgtgccatctactgcttttctattttactatttttcaccaactaaccaacagatcgtttccgcacattatcttgtgatctgctggtctttaaacttgaacaagaatctgctagtatctctaactggactctagcacatcattctgaaaaattgattaagtttgccgttgagtttattcaacccccccttctaaactcaatccgatcctcaacaagtggtatcagagcaggttattcttgttctgaaaaatatttaacagaCATGGCTCACTTCAGcaaaattccaatgttctcaaaagaagactttgaagattgaaaaatcagaatgcaagcccatcttgcagatcaagatgatgacatatggtatgtcatcacagatggtccattaaagatcttaaagccAAATCCAGCTGTTGCTATTACTGAATGCGCACCTCAAATGCTGGAAAAACCAAGATATGAATGGACAAGTGAGGACAAGAAGAAAGCCAATCTTGACAACGTTGCAAaggacattctgtacaagacactggacaaaAATACCTTcaacaaaatcaagatgtgtccTACTGCCAAGGAAATCTGGGAAAAATTGATTCAGATCCGTGAAGGAAACGAAGAAACTAAGGAAAACAAACTTTCCGTAGCCATGCAGAAGTTTGAGAATATGAAGATCAAGGCTGGAGAAACAatgaatgagtttgatgaacgctTCAGCAGCCTTGTAAATGAACTCTCAGCTCTTGGAAATGATTTTGGCAACAGGGAAGTTGCATTAAAGGTAATGAGAGCACTACCCAGAGAATGAGACGTCAAAACGATGGCAATGAGAGCTTCCAAGGATCTAAACAAGTTAGAACTGCATGACTTGTTCTCAGATTTGAAGGCATATGAGTTTGACCTTGAAGTTcgaagtggagaagagccctTAGCAATTCCACCAACCAAAGCTCTCGCAGCTACTGTTAACTCTACTGCTACAGTTGCCCCGATTTCATCTTCTGCTACTGCTAAAGAGAATACTTCTGAGAGAAGCGCTGAACAGATAAGCAATGACGCAGTGTCATTATTTGTTAAGAAGTTTTCCAGATTCATGCGAAAGAATCACAGAACATTTCAAAGTCCCAACCTCAATTTCAAAAAGGAATCACCTTCTGGTGATATGGCATGCTTTAACTGCGGAAAAGTTGGACACTTCATTGCTGATTGtccaaaaccaaagaaggaTGACTAGAAGAAGAAGGGTGTCAAACGCAATGATAAAAAGACCAGAAGAGACAGAAAGGCAATGATTGCAGAAAAAAGTAAGTCCAAATGGGCAGACTCAAGTTCTGAATCTTCTGGTTCTGAAAGCCATTCAAGTGACAGTGATGAAGATGAGATCAAATGTCTGATGGCAATTACGGAATCAACCTCGACATCCGGAGaggtatttgactttgactctgATGAATTCACACGCACTGATTTAGTCAAAGCATTACACGACATGGTAGAAGAGTATTcgagactttctcaatcattcgaggaagttaCGATTGAAAATCAGAACTTAAGAAATCAGAACAGTAAGTTAACTTGCTTGCAAGTAGACAGctgtaatgatttacaagtTGAGATGAGTAAATTaaaaactgagaatgaaagagtaaaAGCAGATTACCAGACGATGCTTTCTGAAAACCAGAAGTTATCGCTACTGGTGAATGCTTGGAATAAGTCCTCTATTGCACTCGAAAAGATGCAAGAGTTACAAAAACAATCTGGAGACAGAAGTGGTCTCGGATTTTGTAATGATGAAGGCACTTCTGAAACGAATACTAAGCCAAAACTGGATATGtgcaaaggaaagtacattcaTTTTGTGAAATCCAGTGTGGTATAGAAACCAGAAGTACCTACTGCTACAATTGAAAAGAATGTAAATCAGATGAGCAGAAGGATGCATTATGGGCTGGGTTATGTTGAACCTAAGGAAAGAGTTGACCAGGGTTctggatccagtagaggattcaactcagGAAGACAACCTCCTATGAAggttaaaaactaccagtactaCAATTCTAGAcctgttcagaagagatacaggccAGACAACAGAAACAGAAGGGTAGAACAACATGCTAAGATGCATAATGTTAGAAATAACAGACTCTATGTTTCACACACCTCCAtggatacccgaagtacaaaattgtacaaatgtgggttcCAAAAGGACTAataaggcttggacccaaatagattgggtacccgatactaaaatttgtgtttgCAGGTACAAGTGAAGAAAACCAAGATCAGTAACTCaacatggtatttggacagtggatattccagacatatgactggacaaaagagtctactatcagaaatagtgCGTTGTGCTGGACCAGAGATAACctttggggacaactcaaaaggtaaaaccgtgggtaagggtaagattatccatTGTAACATCACTATTAAGGATGTGCTCTTAGTTGAAAATCTTTGTTATAACCTGATCAGTATTAGTCAATTATGTGATAATGGATTTTCAGTAGCATTCCAGAAGCACACTTGCACAGTTAAAAATGCTGGTGACTCTACTGTTTTAACCGGAGTTAGAAAAGGCAACACCTACAAAATTTCATGGAACATAGATCATATCACTGCTCTTACTTGTTTAGTTGCAGCTCTAAGTGATAAACACTGGCTgtggcacaagagattgaatcatctgaatttcaagtctatcaacaatctcaaaaagaAGAACTTAGTCGATGGATTGCCAGacataaattttgttaagaatcatgtatgttctgcatgtcaacttggtaagcaagtaagatctagtttcaaaaataaaggcAGCAAATCATCCTCAAGGTGTTTaaaattattgcatatggacttatttggtccaatccctatcatgagcttagggggaatgaggtACACCCTTGTTgtggttgatgatttttctagatttacttgggtaatctttcttgctggaaaagatcaaccagtagcctcctgatcaaacttctgaaaaagattcaaaatgaaaaatcagtttctgtcaTTAGAATCAGAAGTGATCGAGGTACTGAATTTACTAACAAGACTCTTGAGGTTTATCTAGATGAACAGGGcattcatcatgaatattcagctgccaggacgcctcaacaaaatggagtagctgaGAGGAAAAACAGAacacttaaagaagctgctagaacaatgctagcagatgcagacatctctcagcgcttctgggcagaagcTATTAATACTGCTTGCTACACACAAAACTGAACAATGATCAAC
This genomic interval from Primulina huaijiensis isolate GDHJ02 chromosome 14, ASM1229523v2, whole genome shotgun sequence contains the following:
- the LOC140957950 gene encoding uncharacterized protein, which codes for MLEKPRYEWTSEDKKKANLDNVAKDILYKTLDKNTFNKIKMCPTAKEIWEKLIQIREGNEETKENKLSVAMQKFENMKIKAGETMNEFDERFSSLVNELSALGNDFGNREVALKVMRALPRE